The DNA region GGTGGGGCGAGGCGCCGGGGTGGGTGTGGAACCAGATCCGGCCGAACTGTTGGGGGCTAAGCCCGGCGTCGGCCTGCTGGTCGAAGTAGTCTGCCACCGCGGCGTCGTCAAACGCTACGCTCACCGCGCTGCACGCCTGCCGGACCGGCGTTACGTCCCGCACCAAGAGCAGGTCCTGGGGGTCCGAGACGCCGAAGCAGCCGATCTCGGTCGGGCCCGCGTCACGCAAGAACCTGAGCTTGGCCCACGCGTGGGGCGTCAGCCGCAGCGACCGCCGCCGCTGCGGCTGGGGGCGCCTCGTCTTCTGACTCTTTCTCTGCAGTACACGCATCACAAACTCCGTCGGTTAGGCATTGGTAGCAGCAGGTCCTCTCGCAGTCGCTACAGGATTCCAGACACGCCCGGCAGTGTGGCTCGCCGCAGCCCGAGCACTCCCCGCGGCAGCCGTGGCAGAGGCCCTCGCCGCAGCCCTCGCAGGCGCCCGAGCAGCCGTCGCACACCTCGGCGTCGCAGCGTCCGCACAGCGACCGGTCCTCGTCGTCGACCAGCACGCCGCAGTCGCTGCAGGGGGTCCCGTGCCAGCGGTCGAGGTCGACGTAAGCGCTCGACGCGTTGTAGGTCTGCAGGATCTGGCGGACGATCAGCACGTAGTCGTACAGCCGCCCCTCGAGGGCGGCCGCCTGCAGCACGGGGCCCCCCTCCCCTTCGCACAGCCGGTCCTCGACGACGTGCGGGTGGGTGACGCTGGCGTTGGACCCCGGGGCGTGCGGCTCCATCGCGATGACCAGCAGCTGGGGCTGGTCGCCGCCGAGCGTGCTCCAATCGAGCGACAGCAAGAACGGGCCGAGAGCGACCCCCTCGAGCGTGATCGGTCCGGTCGCGACCAGCAGCCGCCGCTGCGGGAGGTTGATCTCGAGCTGCGGGAACTCTTCGTCGATGGCGAGCAGGTCGCGGTAGAGGCCCCCGAGCGTTGGCGCCTGGCACACCCGCCGCTCGCGGCACAGGCGCTCGGCCTGTGAGGTGGCCGTGACGGCCAGGTCGCGCAGCGCCCGCTCGAGCCGCGGGCGGAGCCGCCTCGAAGCCGCGCGGTAGTGATGGCGGCAGGCGTGCCGCATCATGCGCGTGAGCCGCGCGACGGCGTCGAGCGGCAGCGGCTCCGCGGGCAGCGGCAGGACGTCTTGGCGGCGGGCGTAGGTCTCGGCGATCGCCGAGGCGGCCCGCCACAACATCTTCTGGCGTGGGTTCATCGGATGGCCGCTTCGCGGCGGGGCTGGGGGCTAGGGGCTGGGTAGGCAGTGGCCAGCAAGCAGGCATCCGTGCCCGCCGCTGACCGCTAATGACTAATACCTAAGACCTAACGCCTTCCTTAGGCCCCTTCGATCTTCACCGGCGTGAAGCTGATGCGGTCCCCTTCTTCGAGGACCTGGTCCGCCGGCGCCGGCAAGCGGTTGACGCGGATCAGGTAGTTCTCGGGCCGCGGGTCGCGGACCTGCCGCTCGAACAGCTTGCGGACCGACGTGCCGGGCTCGATGTGCACGTAGTCGGCGAAGCCGGCGCCGTCGTTGTTGATGACGAGGATTTTCACTATTGGACTCGGGGGTTGGGGGATTGCCGCGGACGCGGTGTGTCGCTGCGCGACGGGGCTGGGGACGGGGACGGGGGGCTAGGGGTTGGCGACTGGGAAAGGCGTCGACTCGGCACCCATCACTCATCACTCATCACTCATCACTCATCACTCATCACTCACAACTCACAACTCACAACTCACAACTCACAACTCCGGCGTAGCGGGCTTGCCAGGCGTCGTCCCAGTCGAGGTAGCTCTCGTGGGCGATGTCGGCGGCGAGCGGGTTCACATCCTCGAAGTCGTAGGCCTCGTCGAGGACGACCTGCGGCTCGGGGTCGTGGCAGACGTCCAGCGGGGCGGCCAGCGAGAAGCCGAGCCGATCGATCGTGCGGCGTGACTCGCCCGTGGCGTGGGAGACGGCGGACAGCAGCTGGCGGTGGGACATGACGGACCTCCGGTTGGGGAACATGAACAGGGGGAGACTCAGAAGCGATGACGCCGCTTAGAGGCGGCTTCGCAGCAGCCAATCGCGTTCGGCCTGGAGGGCCTCACTTCGATGGGTAAACGGGCCCAAGAGCGGGCCGTCCACAGGAGACAGGTCGGCCAGCCAGCCGCCGAGGGGGTCGGGCTCGACGTGGCTGGCCCGGGCGATGGAGACGCGGCCCAGAGTGGCCAAGTCGAGCGTCTCGTCGTACAGCGTGGTGATCGTCCCCTGAGGTCCGACCACCAAGTGCAACGCTTCCACTAAGAGCCACGCCGCATCACGCGGCGGCGGGGACGGTCGACCAGCAGCGACTCCAGGGACTGGGCGACCCGCCCCAACCCCTCGGCCGCCTGCTCGCGGAGCGAAGTGTGGGTCCGCAGCCCCTCGGGCCGCACGCCGGCCAGCACGGCCTCGGCCTCTTCGACCAGCTCATCCAGCTCGCCAGAAGTGCTGAGCCGCAGGCAGCGGAACCGCTCGAAGAACGCCTGCAGGTTCTCGACCGCCGAGTCGCGGAACACCTTCGGCTTGCCGTCGGCCTGGCCCTCCAGCCGCTCGGCCAGGTGGCTCACCAGCCGCTGCAGCTCTTCGCCAAACGCCTGCTCGGCCAGCGCGACCGCTTCTTCGAAGCGTGCCCGCGTGCGCTCGCACTCCCGCTGGTACAGCTCGGGTGACAAACGACGCAGGTACTCAGGCGGCTCGACCGATGGAAAGTCCCACTCGACGGCGAACAGCCCCGCCAGGCGCTCCGGGTAGTCGCCCGACTCAAACAGTTCTCCTAGGCGGCGGCGGGCCGAGTCCCGCAGCTCGCCATAGACCTCGTCCAGCTCCTGCACCGCTTCACGCAGCTCTTCGCGGTAGCCTTCGAACCGATGCTGCAGCGTCTCGACATCGCCGCGACGCACCAGCCGGACCCCCGGCTCGGGGAACGGCAGCGAGACCCCCTTCCAGTAGGCGACCGCTTGGCTGCGGACCGCGGAAACGCCGCGGTACTTGGGGTGCCGGGTGTCGAGCAGCTTCTTGCCGGCCGACAGAGAGTCGCCGGCGGCGCCGAACGCCTCGGCCGCCAGCGCCTTCTGGTCGGCCGAGAGGGTCTTCTTGGCGCCGAACCAGGTGAACGACAATCGTACCGCGGCCGTCTCCAGACGCAGCCGCTCTGGGGGCGAGGGAGGGGGCGCCTCGACGTGGTTGGGAGGCGGGGCTTCGAGTAGTACAGACATAGAGACTCCTTGGTGATGGGTGATCCTCGGGTGGTGGCTGGGGGAAGCTGATCGCTGAAAGCTCAGAACCAACAGCTGACGGCTAGTCAGGGCGTCAGCCCGCGACGTTCCAAGAAGCTGGCGAGCTCCATGCAGACTTCCGCTGACGCCCACTGCTTGTGGCAGTCCCAGTGGTGCTCTCCCGCGTCGTCGGAGTCACCCTGGAGCTGCTGGATGGCTTCCCACTGATCGAGATTGAAGATGGCGTTTAAGCACCCGCCCGGCGGCGGATTGCCGCCCGCACGATCCCAGAAAAGGCGGCCGCCGACGCATTACTTGTTGCCGCCGCAGCGCTGGGTGGCGTAGGCTACCTGTTGACCTTGCACTGTCGCCAGTTTGCTAACGCCCATGAACTCCCTCGCATCGACGCGTTGCTCAATGCGGAGGGCTTCGGGCGCCTGCTGATCTGTACTCCTGCTGAATTCTTCGGGTCCCGCGACGATGCCATCGAATCCGGTTCTTGACGAACTGCATGAAACGCGTCGCAAGCTTCTCGCGGACGCGGGTGGCACCCTTGAGGGGCTTGCTCGCCGCTGGGGCGGACCCAAATCACAAGAACAACTCGGACGAATCCCCCATTGATACCGCCGCGACTATCGGTGATGGCACGCTTAGAACAAGAATGGCGAAGGGCTAGCGAATCGCTCAACCGGAGCTGCATCTGGACTTCCCGATAGTGCGTCGGCTTCATCGCCCGAAGCGGCTTTGGGTGGCCCGGAAACCTGCAGCGGTGGACATCTCTTCCCTCAGATCCGGCACCGGCCAAATTGCCGCTGATGGACCAGCCGACGTGCGTGCTGGCCGGCGCCAACTCGCAGCGGTGTCCCGACCCGGCTGACACCGCCCGCAGTTCGGCATCGAACTTGGCCATGCCGGCTGATGCGATCGCGGTCCGTTGGCCATTCGGCACTCCGACGGAGGAGAGCTGCACCGCCGCAGGTTCGAGGATGGCGTCCGAGCGGGAGGTGATACACCTAAGCGACCGTACGGTCCGCTCGATATGCAGCGGTGTAGGGACCTCAGGAGCGTCGAGGCGATCCAAGGGCACTTGACCAAGCCGCCTAACAAATGGCCGCTTAGCAGCCCGTTGAAAAATACCACTCCCCCGACCAACCCCTTGGCGCTAAACTGCGTCGCCGACGAAAGCGTGACTTGAGCAGGAGCGAAGCGATGGGGATGGGAAGGCGAGAGCGGGATCGGCAGGACGTGTTGTTCGTGACGGCAGAGCAGCTGCCCAAGAGTCAGGGGCACGCGTTCTACAAGCGGCTCAATAGGCTGCTTTCCGAGGCGGGCTTCGACCGCGAGGTCGAGAAGCTGTGCGAGCCGTACTACCAGCCGACCGGCACGCGTGGGCGGCCGTCGGTCCCGCCGGGAGTCTACTTCCGGATGTTGATGGTGGGTTACTTCGAGGGGATCGGTTCACAGCGGGGCATCGCGTGGCGGTGCGCCGACAGCCTCAGCCTGCGGGAGTTCCTGGGCGTTCCGCTGACCGAGGCGACCCCCGATCACTCGACGCTCAGCCGGGTCCGCGACCGCCTGCCGCTGGAAGTCCACCAGGAAGTGTTCCGACTGGTGCTGCAACTGGCGGCGCAGCAGGGGCTGCTAAAAGGCAAGACGGTAGCGGTCGATTCGACTACCCTTGAAGCCGATGCGGCGATGAAGAGTCCGCCTTCGGCGGATGCGGCGCGACACAGGCGAGGACTGGAAGGCGTACGTCATTGGCTTGATGAAGAAGGAAGGAGTGATCGAAAAAGAAGACGAGCCGAGCGACGACGAGGTCCGCCGCTTCGATAAGAAGCGGAAGAACAAGAAGGTCTCGAACGCCGAGTGGGTCAGCACGACCGACCCGAGCGCACGGATCACCAAGCTCAAGGACGGCCGCACGCATTTGGCGTACAAGGCGGAGCACGTGGTCGATATCGATACGGAGCTGATCTTGGCGGCAGAGGTCTATCACGGCGACCACAGCGACACGAAGACCCTCTGCGACAGTGTGATGGAGGCGCAGACGCACCTGTCAGAGGCTGGGCTGGAAGCGCAGATCGAAGAAGCGGTTGCCGACAAGGGCTACCACGCTGCCGAGCAGCTGGAACTGGTCACGTCGGTCGGGGTGCGGACGTATGTGCCGGAGCCCAAGCGCCGCGGCGAGTCGCGTCTGAGCGCCAAGCCAGTCGAGCAGCAGCGCGCGGTGAAGGGTAACCGCCGGCGGACCAAGACCGCCAAGAACAAACGGCTCCAGCGGCTGAGGAGTGAACGGGTCGAGCGCAGCTTCGCCCACGTGTGCGACACCGGCGGGTCACGCCGCACATGGCTGCGGGGGATCGACAAGGTGAGGAAGCGGTTACTGACGTCGGCGCTGGTGCGGAACCTGGGCCTGGTAATGCGGAAGCTGTTCGGGATCGGCACGCCGAGGGGCCTGCAGGGCGAAGGTGGCTCCGCCGGGCTTATGCAGCTCGCCTGGCTTCTCATCGCGGCGATGAAGAACTTGTGGGACACACATGCTCGCCTGGGAGCCCGGCCTACAGAGTCACGCCTCCAACTGCTCACAGTTGGCGGGCCGCAGGAGTATGCGCTTAGATCAACGGGCTGCTAGCCGCCGGGGCTGACGGTACAGCGGGTGGGCGAGCGAAAGTAGGCGCCGACGCTCGGACGAGCCAAGGACGCTGGCGCCCCCGGTCGGCCTACAGCGGCTGGTTCTACCGCGCGTGTTCAGTGGAACGTCCTTAACACGACGAGCGGCTCGGTTCCGTCCCACTGCCAGCGCGTGGCGAGGTAGCAGTACTCGTCCGGGAACGCCGTGAGGTCGAAGGACTCCTCGGCTGGGTCCGCTAAGTGCGGTCGGATTTCCGACTTCCAGAAGTCGAACGCCTCTGCCACCGGGACCCACTGCGGTGGGGCCGCCGTCTCGGCGACGACGAACTGGACTGGACCGAGGCGGAGGAGGTCGCGAATCTCGCCCTCATTCAGGTCGGCCTCGCGCTCAGTAGCGACCGTCTCATTCTCATCGTTCCAGACCTCGCGGAGTGGTAAGGCCGTGATGACGAGGTTGTAGCCGGTTCGTTTCGGCACAGCGGGAGCGCGGTAGAACGACACGCATCACCGCGGTCGCGGCGAGTGATGCTCGACTTGGAAAAACGGCCGACCCGCGACTCCGGTGCATGCGATTGTTACCTCACGATTTCTTGCGTGGACTTGATTATAGCATGTTCGCAATTGGATTCGACCGACGATCCGGCCAATTCGGGAACTCGGGCTTGGTCGGAAACAAGTGAATGAATTGCGGTACTAGTTGAATACCCTCATTCGTCAGCCGACAAGCAGTGAAGGTAGGATAAGCAGGTGTCTCGAAATCGCCGCCGCCTCCGAGTAGTAGCGGTTGTCGCTCAAGCAAATCAATCAGGTCTTTATATCGCGATGAAATCTGCTGGCACAATTCGCCGTCATCATCGTAGAGACCGCTGACGTGTCCGCGATTCGAAAGGCGACTGATGCAATCCTTCGTTGAAATGTCACCAGTGTAGAACAGGGACAATGTCAAAACCTGATCCGAGCAAGATGTCCAACGGTCTTGGTCGAGAGTGCAGCCGCGAAAGTATGCAGCGAGCAACAAAGATCGATCAACCAAGGACAGGTTCATTTTTGCGGCGAATCGTTGGTTTGCGTGAGGTAACGACGGGCATAACCGAGACGCAGTAAACGATTCACCACTTCAAAAAACTCAACTCCGCGTCTTCGGTTCATGCCATGGTTCTGTTGCGATCACTGGTCGACGCTAAACAGCACCGATCGATTGGCAGTCGCCGCCCGACTGAAAAGATCGCGAAGCGCGGAAAAGTACGACCAAGTATACTCGAAATCCTCATCCGACAATGGCATGCCGTAGTCTTCTTGGTCGATAGCATCGTAGCGAGATCGGAATTCGGATTCGCTGAGCGGTGCGATTGCCTCGGAGACCTGTTTGACGTTCGGGACATCGACGAAAGAGACAACGTAATCATCCCCGACGTACATCTGTGAACCGTTGAGGACACACCAATGGAATGGCGTTGAGTCATCTTCCGAGAGCGTGCCGTCTGTGAGGCAGCGGTGTATGGCGTCCCATGCCTTGTCAGTTTCGCACAGCCACTCCGTGTCCCATTGTTCTTCGATGTCCTCTTGGATGAACTCGATGACGTCGCCCTGTGATTCAACGAGTGCAAGCAACTGGTTGCGTTGCTCGTCAGTCAGGGCAAAGTGGACACCACGGCAGGCCATCGTTATTCCTTTAGCAACAGAACAATAAATGTACAGAAGCAATTCTGCCTAACCCAATATGCAGACACGCTCAGTGTCGCCGTAAATCCGGTCGTCCGCAAGCTTTTTCGCCTGACGATCCGACCGGTCCGCTGCATATGCAGAAACGGCCTGGATGCTCAGCCAAGTCGCAGCGGTGGAAATCGCTTCGTTCCGATCAGGCACCGGCCAAGTTGCCCGAAATGCATCAGTTGATGCGCGTACTGCCCGGCGCCAACTCGCAGCGGTGTCCCGACCCGGCTGACACCGCCCGCAGTTCGGCATCGAGCTTGGCCGTGCTGGCTGATGCGATCGCGGTCAGTTGTCGAGTCGGCACTCCGACGGAGGAGAGCTGCACCGCCGCGGGTTCAAGGAGGGCCCGAAACCGCGAGAATGGCCCAAGTTCGAGGGGTGGCTGCGTCGCAGAACCAGCCCAGAACGTCCCCACGCTACGCTCGTGTCGTTCTTCCTTGGCGGTGCGCGGTGTGGCGCCGCCGTTGGAGAATCGATGAGGCAATAATTAGGAGAATCGTCGCCGTCTTGGGTTCTGGAACGGCAACACTCTCCGAAAGACCGGCGGGCAGCAACACGGCGCCGAAATTCGACCGCCAAGTCTGGTACTGTTCGCCACCAATCAATCCTCCATCGACATCGTTGGGGAGCGTACCCGCCGGCGCCCCGAGGTTGTCGCGCCACACGGTGTAGTCCGCCGCGTCGACTACCCATCGTTGTTGTAGTCGCCGGCGAGGGTGGCGGGACTAGCGAGGGTGTTGGCGACGAAGATGCCTTGGGACCCGTCGGTGAAGCCGGCTCGAAAAGCGACCTGGCCAGCGTCGTTGAAGCTGGTGGGTCGGCCGTCTTCGCCGCCGGAGTTGGTGACCAGCGAGAGGTCGGAGATGGTGCGCAAGTCCGGGCTGAGCGGGTCGTTGCTGACATCGAAGAGGTTGCCCTCGCGGACGATTAGTTGCAGCAGGCCATCGAGGTCGGTCGCCCAGATGCCGGAATTGTTCGCACCGGTCACCCCCGCGCCGGTAAGAAAACCGAGGAACGCCGTCTGTCCCAAGCCGTTGAGCACGGGTTTGCTGTTGAAGGCTTCGAGGCTGTTGAAGATCACGCCGGGGGCCGCACCCGGGGCTTGGCTGCCCTCGCGGGCAACCAGGGCCAAGCCCGACCCGCCCGCCTCGGACCAGATGCCTTCGTTGTTTGCGTGAGTCACTCCCGCGCCGGTGAGGCCGCCGATGAACGCGGTCTGCCCCACGCTGTTGAGCAAAGGACTCTCAAAGCTGATGAAGCTCACGCCGGCGGTCGTGCCCGGGGCATGGCTGCCCTTACGGGCGACCAGGGCTAGGCCCGATCCACCTCCCTCGGACCAAATGCCAGTGTCGTTCGCGCCGGTGACCTCCACGCCGGTGAGGCCGCCGATGAACGCGGTCTGCCCTCTGTCGTTGAGCGCAGGGATGCTGGAGGTGAAGTCTCCGAAGTTTACGTCGGCGATCATACCCGGAGCTTGGCTGCCCTCGCGGGCAACTGGGGCTAGGCCCGACTCGACCCCCTCGGACCAGATGCTGCTGTCGTTCGCGCTGGTAACCCCCGTGCCGGTAAGGCCGCTGACGAACGCGGTCTGCCCGGCGCCGTTGAGGGCGGGGATGCTGATATTTACGAAATTCACGCCGGCGGCCATTCCCGGGGCTTGGCTGCCTGCGCGTGCGACGAGTGCCAGGCCTAACCCGCCGCCATCAGACCAGATGCCCAAATTGTTCACGCGGGTCATTCCCGGGCCAGAGATCACGCCGTGAAACGCGGTCTGCCCTGCACCATTGAGCATTGGTTCGTTGAAAGAGTTGAACTTGACGCCGGCAGCCGTGCCCGGCGCTTGGCCGCCCTCGCGGGCGATCAGGGCTAGGCCCGACCCACCCCCCTCAGACCAGATGCCGCGGTCGTCCGCCGTCGTCACCCCCGCGCCGTTGAGGAAACCGCGGAACGAGGTCTGCCCCCCGCTATTGAGCACGGGGGTGTTGAAGCTTCCGAAGCTCACGGCCCCGGTCGTGCCCGGGGCTGGATTGCCCTTGCGGGCAACCAGGGCCAGGCCCGATCCGCCCCCCTCGGACCAGATGCCGCTGGCATTCAAGCCATTCACCCCCACGCCGATGAGTTCGCCCCTGAACGCGGTCTGCCCCGCGCTGTTGATCACGGGGGCGCTGTCCAAGTCGCTGAAGTGCACGCCGGTCCCCAGCCCCGGGCCCAGCGGGCCATCGGTGCCGGCCAGGGCGCGAGTCTCAAAGATGAGCTGGGCCGAGGCGACTGGAGGCATTCCAGGGAGAAATCCACCGGCAGCCACGATAAGGGGAAGCATCACGGTACGATTCATCCGCGGCTACTCCGTATCACGCTGAAGGGTTCCTGAGGTTGCTCGAGTATAGCCGAGCGACCCGCACGCGTGGGTAACGCCGGCGTAAAGTTCTTGGGTAGAAATCACGAGAAGGGCGTGGGCCCAGCCCGCGTAGGATGCATGATCTTCGGCGGCCTGGAGGCTCAGCCAAAGTCACGGGGGCGGACAGCCAGGGCGATCGCACCATAACTCACCTCCCGCACAGGACTTCCAGCCGATACTGGTCGCTCCATGCGGCCGCGAGGCGTTTGTTCTTGACGC from Pirellulimonas nuda includes:
- a CDS encoding molybdopterin converting factor, whose translation is MKILVINNDGAGFADYVHIEPGTSVRKLFERQVRDPRPENYLIRVNRLPAPADQVLEEGDRISFTPVKIEGA
- a CDS encoding transposase, producing MSRSEAMGMGRRERDRQDVLFVTAEQLPKSQGHAFYKRLNRLLSEAGFDREVEKLCEPYYQPTGTRGRPSVPPGVYFRMLMVGYFEGIGSQRGIAWRCADSLSLREFLGVPLTEATPDHSTLSRVRDRLPLEVHQEVFRLVLQLAAQQGLLKGKTVAVDSTTLEADAAMKSPPSADAARHRRGLEGVRHWLDEEGRSDRKRRRAERRRGPPLR
- a CDS encoding transposase, giving the protein MKKEGVIEKEDEPSDDEVRRFDKKRKNKKVSNAEWVSTTDPSARITKLKDGRTHLAYKAEHVVDIDTELILAAEVYHGDHSDTKTLCDSVMEAQTHLSEAGLEAQIEEAVADKGYHAAEQLELVTSVGVRTYVPEPKRRGESRLSAKPVEQQRAVKGNRRRTKTAKNKRLQRLRSERVERSFAHVCDTGGSRRTWLRGIDKVRKRLLTSALVRNLGLVMRKLFGIGTPRGLQGEGGSAGLMQLAWLLIAAMKNLWDTHARLGARPTESRLQLLTVGGPQEYALRSTGC
- a CDS encoding YfbM family protein, translating into MACRGVHFALTDEQRNQLLALVESQGDVIEFIQEDIEEQWDTEWLCETDKAWDAIHRCLTDGTLSEDDSTPFHWCVLNGSQMYVGDDYVVSFVDVPNVKQVSEAIAPLSESEFRSRYDAIDQEDYGMPLSDEDFEYTWSYFSALRDLFSRAATANRSVLFSVDQ
- a CDS encoding DUF7453 family protein, whose amino-acid sequence is MPPVASAQLIFETRALAGTDGPLGPGLGTGVHFSDLDSAPVINSAGQTAFRGELIGVGVNGLNASGIWSEGGGSGLALVARKGNPAPGTTGAVSFGSFNTPVLNSGGQTSFRGFLNGAGVTTADDRGIWSEGGGSGLALIAREGGQAPGTAAGVKFNSFNEPMLNGAGQTAFHGVISGPGMTRVNNLGIWSDGGGLGLALVARAGSQAPGMAAGVNFVNISIPALNGAGQTAFVSGLTGTGVTSANDSSIWSEGVESGLAPVAREGSQAPGMIADVNFGDFTSSIPALNDRGQTAFIGGLTGVEVTGANDTGIWSEGGGSGLALVARKGSHAPGTTAGVSFISFESPLLNSVGQTAFIGGLTGAGVTHANNEGIWSEAGGSGLALVAREGSQAPGAAPGVIFNSLEAFNSKPVLNGLGQTAFLGFLTGAGVTGANNSGIWATDLDGLLQLIVREGNLFDVSNDPLSPDLRTISDLSLVTNSGGEDGRPTSFNDAGQVAFRAGFTDGSQGIFVANTLASPATLAGDYNNDG